The DNA region TTTCGAGATCATCGGCAGCGGCAGTCAAGGCACCATACCGAATCCCCACAGACTGAGCCGGAATCGTCGGAAAGACATGCAAGCTCAAAATGTCATCAATATCTTCTAGAGCACCAGCCTCAACCATCCATCGTGCTCCCAGGGCAATTTCTTCGGCAGGCTGAAAAAGAAAGCGAATATTACTGGCGATCGCCTCCTGCAATTCCGACAACACCATTGCCGTCCCCAACCCCACCGTCGTATGCACATCATGGCCACAGGCATGCATCACCCCTGGTGTCCCTGACGCAAACTCCATCTCATTACATTCTTGAATTGGCAGTGCATCCATATCCACCCGAATGGCCAGTTTTTTTGAGGAGTCGGTTGCCGAAAATAGATTCCCAATTACCCCGGTTTTGCCTACAGATTCAGTCACATGGATGCCACTGGAGGAAAGCACCCCAGCAATATAAGCCGCCGTTTGATACTCTTCGCCACTGAGTTCTGGATGAGCATGTAAGTGGCGACGAATTTCAATTAAACGAGGTGAGAGCTTTTCAGCAAGGGCTTTGATTTCTGTGAGCATAGTCAATGAATACCGGGCAGTGGGGTTGATCCTCCATTGTAAATCCATTATTTTTCTGGCCGCTGTATCCGGATAAGCAAGCGATCGCCTTGAGTGAGGGAAAAATAGTCATAAGCATCCCTTGCCAAAATTAGCTCGACATTTACAATTCGCATTATTTCTATGCGTAAACGCAATACCCCAATCAAAACAGTCGGCTAGCACACGGAAGGCGATCGCCACTTCGATAACACTGCTTATATTCCTAACGAAAGACTTATGAAAACTCTCGCTTCCCTTACCCTACCTGCGTTTCTTGGACTAATGGCAGGCATTGGTCATGGCATTGTTTCTCACCAAGCAGACCTTCCTCTCTCCCTCGCCGAGCAAATGGCCGATTCATTTCAAGTTAAGTCATCTTTCCAAGACTAAACTTTTGCAAAGCGTAGCGATTGCTACTGAATAAGCTTGGGACAATACTTAAGTACGTTTCAATATTACTGAGGTACTAAGTCTTGAACACCCAGCAACAAGTTAAAGATATTTCTACTGGCGATCGCGCTGTGATGGCTTGTATGGCAGCGTTAGTAATGTTTGTGGCAGGCTACACAGCGAGTCGAATGGTACTGACTCAAACCACCCCTTCGGATAATGCAGCAGCAGAAAATACAGTTGTGCCCCACCAAGGCGAATTATGGCGAGCTTTTGGTGAATAAAGCTTTTTGGGCGATATCGTCACGACAATCGTCAAAGATAAATTTCGAAGTACAGTTTATTCATATTTAGTTTTTAGCTTTTAACATAGTGCCCATCCTTTGACCTCCATGGAGATCGAAGGATATTTTTTTGTGAAAATGGCCGGAATTACTGGAGAATAGGTTGCCAATAGCAACAATTCCCTTACGTGGGACTCGTACTTTGTGCGCGAGATCACTATCAGTAGGGCTTTGTGTCTGGCTCTTGCAGTGTTTTGGCCAATATCCAGCATTGATCAAAAGTACACAAAGACTCGGTTTAACTCACTGAGATATACAGGCGATCGCCAGATAATTAAATCAGTTCAGCAAAATTCTCGAATACAGGAAACCACTGATGCCTAAGCAACTGCTCCGACTTTCACCGATTGCCTTAATGTCTATCGAAGCCCTCGAACCGGATTGTGATCTGAAGCTCAGTGATTCTGGCTCCGACGTCCAGCGCTTGCAAATCATTTTGAAAGAAATGGAATTATATAGTGGTGCCCTTGATGGCGAGTTCGATGTTGCGACAGAGCGGGCCTTATTACAGTTGCAACGAACACTCAATGTGTCTGTAACAGGTCGCCTCGATGTTAGTACTTGGTATAGCTTGACTGAGTGTGCAGAAGAAATCGCTCAATAGCGTTGTGCTCATTTGCTCTCCATAAAACTATCGGCAGGTTGGCTCTTTATCCCTATAGAGAATGTTGTGCTGCCATCGAGATTTTCAGAATCTTTTACAATAGTTGACGGCAATATCACCGAACTGAGAAACATATGGTCGTCGAGCAAATTCTAGATCTCGCCAAGCAGAAAGGCATCGAAGCAGAAGTGTATTACCGCAGCAGTCGGGATACTCCCATTGATTTTGAGAATAACCGTTTAAAATCTCTCGAAACTAAAGCGACTCAGGGTGTTGCATTGCGGGTGGTAGTAGACGGCAAGCTTGGTTTTGCTAGCTCAACGGATTTAACGCGCCTCGAAGATGTCGTTGATGCGGCGATCGCCACAGCAGAGATTGGTGACCCGGTAGACTTTGAATTTGCCAAAGACTTCAAGGAAATCGTCCCAGAAAGCGATTACGAATTGCCCGAAACAGCCAAGCTCGTCAAAATTGGCGAAGACCTTATCGAAAAAGTAAGAGATTATAACGACGAAATCTTAGTCAGTGCAGGCTTCCATATTCGCTCCGGTCAAACAAAACTTGCGACGACTAGCGGTGTTTACGGCGAACGTAACAGCAAAGTTGTCAGTGCTAGTCTCGGTGGAAATCTCGTCCAAGGCGAAGACTTTCTACAAGCTTATGGTTACGATGTCGCAAAAAATGCTGAACCCGATTACGACAAAATTTTAGCGACTCTGATCGAAAAATATACAAACGCAGAAAAAACGGCCAAGATCAGCAGCGGCAAATATCCCGTACTGTTTACGCCCCGCGCAGCACTCAGCACTATCGGCGGACTGTTCGACACTATTTTGTCCGGCCAAGTCGTCGTCCAAAAAGCCTCTCCTCTCGCAGGCAAACTTGGCGAAAAACTCTTCGGCGATCGCCTCACTATTTACGAAGACCCAAGCATTGGTGTTGGTGCTCGTTCCTTTGACGATGAAGGCACACCCACCAGCAAAAAGACATTTATCAACAAAGGTATCGTTGAACAATTTTATTGGGATCGACAATGGGCAGCTCGCGGCCATGCCGAAGCAAAAGGAAACGGCTTCCGTGGTGGTTTGTCTCGTCCCGGCCC from [Leptolyngbya] sp. PCC 7376 includes:
- a CDS encoding TldD/PmbA family protein; its protein translation is MVVEQILDLAKQKGIEAEVYYRSSRDTPIDFENNRLKSLETKATQGVALRVVVDGKLGFASSTDLTRLEDVVDAAIATAEIGDPVDFEFAKDFKEIVPESDYELPETAKLVKIGEDLIEKVRDYNDEILVSAGFHIRSGQTKLATTSGVYGERNSKVVSASLGGNLVQGEDFLQAYGYDVAKNAEPDYDKILATLIEKYTNAEKTAKISSGKYPVLFTPRAALSTIGGLFDTILSGQVVVQKASPLAGKLGEKLFGDRLTIYEDPSIGVGARSFDDEGTPTSKKTFINKGIVEQFYWDRQWAARGHAEAKGNGFRGGLSRPGPDMVNFCMGAGNTPLTELIKGMKEGVIVDQVLGAGQSNQLAGEFSVNLDLGYKVENGEIVGRLKNTMVAGSIFEAFDHLIDLSDSCEWVGGSALMPSMLFGKLGVASREV
- a CDS encoding peptidoglycan-binding protein, yielding MPKQLLRLSPIALMSIEALEPDCDLKLSDSGSDVQRLQIILKEMELYSGALDGEFDVATERALLQLQRTLNVSVTGRLDVSTWYSLTECAEEIAQ